A genomic segment from Flavobacterium litorale encodes:
- a CDS encoding putative LPS assembly protein LptD encodes MAASEITAQEIPGKSIAVPAEKEDDTPEEAIPEIVTELEALPTETAEQENDTNKKAKSGLDAIVKRAAKDYEELDQETKELTLYNEAELYYKDIELKAGIIRMNYETNEVFAGRIKDSLGNYTQLPYFKQGQNVVEADSIHFNTKTKKARIWNSRSDQGEFRVKGEITKKVNDSVYYIKGARFTTSKNIDDPEYYFLARKIKLVPGKKVVIGFTNMYVADVPTPLALPFAFFPMTDEAESGFIVPTFGENNNQGYFLQNGGYYFALSDYYDLAVLGDYFTNGSYGLRFQSSYAKRYKFTGNLNIRYENNVQSERGFPDYVRSTQYNIQWSHNQDAKANPNSRFSASVNLGSSQYFRQSQNLSNVGASLNNTLQSSVSYSKTFQTVPQVNFSLSATHSQNTNTEVINMTLPTLQASVDRIFPFAADDAPKKGLIKNVNLQYNLRGENRITTTDSLFFKPQMFRDARSGFQHSIPINTNFKIFKHFSVSAGTNFQETWVFNTIDRFYNPNTNEVQTDDLNGFDAYRTYNFSSSIGTTVYGTFNFGEDKKLQAIRHVIRPSLSYTYTPSFERYYDTYQIDATGTAYEDYTRFEGGLFGAPGKNFSNNIGIAVNNTFEAKVRNDDETDEEPKKIMLLNNLNLTTSYNIAADSLAWSPLRVTAGTALFKQKMNINFGTTLDPYAIDNAGQRIDTYNINNGGSLFRMTSANININYSFSNKNNKGSGKDKDIDQTARNGGREDDLFGTATDLSDRRTSMFDDEEDDDEKGDKTGGTFYNAKIPWDLRVAYAITYSNNNRQRKIVGNSIMLSGNIDLTPRWKMGFSSGYDFVQNGVTFTQLRFERDLLSWRMDFNWVPFGDNTYWGFFIGIKSSVLSDIKYDKRQVPDRVLGN; translated from the coding sequence ATGGCAGCTTCGGAAATAACGGCTCAAGAAATACCTGGAAAATCGATAGCAGTACCTGCTGAAAAAGAAGATGATACACCTGAGGAAGCTATCCCTGAAATTGTTACGGAATTGGAGGCGTTACCTACCGAAACAGCAGAGCAAGAGAATGATACGAATAAAAAAGCAAAATCGGGACTTGATGCTATAGTAAAACGAGCTGCAAAGGATTATGAGGAGCTTGACCAAGAAACAAAAGAACTTACATTATACAACGAAGCGGAGCTATATTATAAAGATATAGAGCTAAAGGCGGGTATAATTAGAATGAATTACGAAACGAATGAGGTTTTTGCGGGACGTATAAAAGACTCGTTAGGGAATTACACCCAACTCCCCTATTTTAAACAAGGGCAAAATGTTGTAGAGGCAGACTCGATACATTTTAATACAAAAACTAAGAAAGCACGTATTTGGAATTCGCGCTCCGACCAAGGGGAATTTAGGGTTAAAGGGGAAATTACAAAAAAAGTTAACGACTCCGTATACTATATTAAAGGAGCTCGTTTTACAACCTCTAAAAATATAGACGACCCCGAATATTACTTTTTAGCACGCAAAATAAAACTTGTACCAGGTAAAAAGGTTGTTATTGGATTTACCAATATGTACGTTGCCGATGTACCTACCCCATTAGCACTACCCTTTGCTTTTTTCCCGATGACGGACGAGGCAGAATCGGGTTTTATAGTACCTACTTTTGGCGAAAACAACAACCAAGGATACTTTTTACAAAACGGAGGGTATTATTTTGCTTTAAGCGATTATTACGACCTTGCTGTATTGGGCGATTATTTTACCAATGGTAGTTATGGGCTACGCTTTCAGTCCTCCTACGCCAAACGGTATAAGTTTACAGGTAATCTAAACATACGTTACGAAAATAATGTACAGAGTGAAAGGGGTTTCCCCGATTATGTACGCTCTACGCAATACAACATACAATGGTCGCACAACCAAGATGCTAAGGCAAACCCAAATTCACGGTTCTCGGCAAGTGTTAACTTAGGTTCCAGCCAATACTTTAGGCAATCGCAAAACCTAAGCAACGTGGGTGCAAGCCTTAATAATACACTACAATCGTCAGTATCATATTCCAAAACGTTCCAAACAGTACCACAGGTCAACTTTTCGTTAAGTGCTACACACAGCCAAAATACAAACACTGAGGTTATTAACATGACACTACCAACACTACAGGCTAGTGTAGACAGGATATTTCCTTTTGCAGCAGACGATGCTCCTAAAAAAGGATTAATAAAAAACGTTAACTTACAATATAACTTACGTGGTGAGAACAGGATTACTACTACTGACTCGTTATTTTTTAAACCGCAAATGTTTCGCGATGCACGCTCAGGGTTCCAACATAGCATCCCGATAAATACCAACTTTAAAATTTTTAAACACTTTAGTGTTTCGGCAGGTACAAACTTTCAGGAAACATGGGTATTTAATACTATAGATCGTTTTTATAACCCCAATACCAACGAGGTACAAACAGACGATTTAAATGGTTTTGATGCTTATCGTACCTATAACTTCTCGTCTAGCATTGGTACAACGGTATATGGTACATTTAATTTTGGAGAGGATAAAAAGCTGCAAGCCATTCGGCACGTAATACGTCCTTCACTATCGTACACCTATACACCCAGTTTTGAGCGTTATTACGATACCTACCAAATAGATGCTACAGGTACTGCCTATGAGGATTATACCCGTTTTGAAGGCGGTTTGTTTGGTGCTCCTGGTAAAAACTTTTCCAACAACATTGGTATTGCTGTAAATAATACTTTTGAGGCAAAAGTGAGAAATGATGATGAAACAGATGAAGAACCTAAAAAAATAATGCTATTAAACAACCTGAATCTTACTACGAGTTACAATATAGCTGCCGACTCTTTAGCATGGTCGCCATTACGGGTAACAGCAGGTACGGCACTGTTTAAGCAGAAAATGAATATTAACTTTGGTACAACGTTAGACCCTTATGCTATTGATAATGCTGGGCAACGAATAGATACCTACAATATTAATAATGGGGGTAGCCTGTTTAGAATGACGAGTGCTAACATTAATATTAACTATTCTTTCTCTAATAAAAATAACAAAGGTTCGGGGAAAGATAAAGATATAGACCAAACAGCAAGAAATGGTGGTCGTGAAGACGACCTTTTTGGTACTGCTACCGACCTTAGTGACAGGCGTACGAGTATGTTTGATGACGAAGAGGACGATGATGAAAAAGGCGATAAAACAGGTGGCACTTTTTACAATGCCAAAATACCTTGGGATTTACGGGTTGCCTACGCCATAACGTATTCCAACAACAATAGGCAGCGTAAAATAGTAGGTAACTCCATAATGCTATCGGGTAATATAGATTTAACCCCGCGTTGGAAAATGGGCTTCTCGTCAGGGTACGATTTTGTACAAAACGGAGTAACCTTTACGCAACTTCGTTTTGAGCGCGATTTATTAAGTTGGCGTATGGACTTTAACTGGGTACCCTTTGGCGATAACACGTATTGGGGCTTTTTTATAGGAATAAAATCGTCTGTACTTAGTGATATTAAATACGATAAGCGCCAAGTACCCGACCGCGTTTTAGGCAATTAA
- a CDS encoding N-acetylmuramoyl-L-alanine amidase family protein yields the protein MMMHQKLKLVFLVFIMFCGLAFGQSSSKFIVVLDAGHGGKDSGAMYHGVKEKDVALAVVLKVGKLLAQDPEIELVYTRKTDVFIPLNDRATIANDANATIFVSIHCNGAVNQSAYGTETFVMGLTRNASNLEVAKKENAVITLEEDYQIKYKDYDPNKPESLIGLEIMQGQYLDQSIHLASKVQDGFTNTLKRKNRGVKQAGFLVLRNVYMPRILIELGFLSHMPEGKYLKSETGQNKLSDAIAKAIKEYKKEYHIPIIQQTIDPIPVKEPKPEAKPIVAKPQENKTEIIDEIPAPEMAIPSTTTTFRVQIAASSRDLETKPSNFKGLESVSKIPSGSLIKYFYGETMNYEKAKKLKEEAILKGFPSAFVVAFRDGKKISINEALK from the coding sequence ATGATGATGCACCAGAAATTAAAACTTGTGTTCTTAGTTTTTATTATGTTTTGCGGTCTGGCTTTCGGTCAGAGCAGCAGCAAATTTATTGTGGTGCTCGATGCTGGGCACGGTGGTAAAGACTCTGGGGCAATGTACCACGGTGTAAAAGAGAAAGATGTTGCCCTTGCAGTAGTATTAAAAGTAGGGAAATTGCTTGCACAAGACCCTGAGATAGAACTTGTATATACCCGAAAAACCGATGTGTTTATTCCGCTTAACGATAGGGCTACTATTGCTAATGATGCTAATGCAACCATATTTGTATCCATTCACTGTAATGGTGCTGTAAACCAATCAGCCTACGGAACAGAAACTTTTGTAATGGGACTTACTCGTAATGCCTCTAACCTTGAGGTAGCTAAAAAAGAGAATGCTGTTATTACGCTGGAGGAAGATTATCAAATAAAATATAAAGATTACGACCCTAATAAGCCAGAATCGCTTATTGGGTTAGAGATAATGCAAGGGCAATACCTAGACCAAAGTATACACCTTGCCAGTAAAGTACAAGACGGTTTTACCAATACACTCAAAAGAAAAAACAGAGGGGTAAAACAAGCAGGTTTCCTAGTGCTTAGAAATGTATACATGCCTAGAATATTAATAGAGCTTGGGTTTTTATCGCATATGCCAGAAGGAAAATACTTAAAATCAGAAACAGGACAAAATAAATTATCAGATGCTATTGCTAAAGCCATAAAGGAGTATAAAAAGGAATACCATATACCTATAATTCAGCAAACCATAGACCCTATACCTGTAAAAGAACCAAAACCAGAAGCAAAACCAATTGTTGCAAAGCCACAAGAAAACAAGACAGAAATAATTGATGAGATACCAGCACCTGAAATGGCTATACCGAGTACTACTACAACTTTTAGGGTGCAAATTGCTGCAAGTAGTAGGGATTTAGAAACCAAACCATCTAACTTTAAAGGGCTCGAATCGGTATCTAAAATACCTAGCGGTAGCCTCATAAAATACTTTTATGGTGAAACCATGAATTACGAAAAAGCTAAAAAACTAAAAGAAGAAGCCATACTAAAGGGTTTCCCTTCTGCATTTGTAGTGGCTTTTCGCGACGGAAAAAAGATATCTATAAATGAAGCTTTAAAATAA
- a CDS encoding MlaD family protein, translating to MKVSREVKTAILVIGAVLVFIWGYSFLKGKDLFNSYKTYYVVYDNVEGLSPSAPVTLNGLVIGKVTAIAPEKKGHLLVTMQIENNDFSISKTSSAVLYDPSLVGGKQIAIHPDFKNPTPAEDGDYFTSGVEPGMLSIMSDKLVPLQNKVEATVVSADSLLRNVNEVLDSDSKASLRDAIKNLSNTMRDISATTRSVNKMLAKNEKNIDGTFESMNKAATNIAQITDSINAEDLSRAVRQLENTMGNVDNLLADLQSGKGTMGKLLKDEEMYDNLNGASKELKELLADMKNNPKRYVHFSVFGRKNRPYVEKE from the coding sequence TTGAAAGTATCTAGAGAAGTAAAAACGGCAATATTAGTAATAGGCGCAGTACTAGTATTTATTTGGGGGTATAGTTTTCTTAAAGGGAAAGACTTATTTAACTCCTATAAAACGTATTATGTAGTATACGATAACGTAGAGGGGCTTTCGCCATCTGCACCAGTAACATTAAATGGATTGGTAATAGGCAAAGTAACTGCTATAGCTCCAGAGAAAAAAGGGCATTTGTTAGTAACGATGCAAATAGAAAATAACGATTTTTCTATCTCTAAAACAAGTAGTGCTGTTTTATACGACCCAAGTTTGGTAGGTGGAAAGCAAATTGCAATACATCCTGATTTTAAAAACCCGACACCTGCTGAGGATGGCGACTATTTTACTAGTGGTGTAGAGCCAGGCATGCTTTCGATAATGAGCGATAAGCTAGTGCCATTACAAAATAAAGTAGAAGCTACAGTAGTATCGGCAGATAGCCTTTTAAGAAATGTAAACGAAGTGCTTGATTCTGATTCTAAAGCAAGCCTGCGTGATGCTATTAAAAATCTAAGTAATACAATGCGCGATATTAGTGCTACCACACGTTCTGTAAACAAAATGTTAGCTAAAAACGAAAAGAATATAGATGGTACGTTTGAAAGCATGAATAAAGCGGCAACCAATATTGCACAAATAACCGATTCTATCAATGCAGAAGATTTATCCAGAGCAGTACGCCAGTTAGAAAATACCATGGGTAACGTAGATAATTTACTTGCCGATTTACAATCGGGTAAAGGCACTATGGGTAAATTACTTAAGGATGAAGAGATGTACGATAATTTAAATGGAGCATCGAAAGAATTGAAGGAATTATTGGCAGATATGAAGAATAATCCGAAAAGATATGTGCATTTCTCCGTTTTTGGCAGAAAAAACAGACCGTATGTTGAAAAGGAATAA